Proteins from one Telopea speciosissima isolate NSW1024214 ecotype Mountain lineage chromosome 1, Tspe_v1, whole genome shotgun sequence genomic window:
- the LOC122662806 gene encoding uncharacterized protein LOC122662806 — MALRAKNKLGFVDGTIPMSDAAATEYARWIRVNDMVASWLLQSITPELAASVIYADSAHTIWAELQNRFSQPNTTKIYQIKQDIADWKQHNLSVIAYFTKLKGLWDELTSYVSLPDCKCGASHKLNAFIQQDYAMKFLQGLHESFAPLRSQVLLQDPLPSIAKLYSLALQEEKQREISSISSTKPEASTLISRGQKGRPHCDHCSMDGHTIHTCYKLHGYPPKKGDASPLILVLIAKGLVTQSDNLLQASWLSSKASIAKSFPVEGFSRLRGHIENTTPPPTLKILPSHDQYAQILTILQQGSTRLV; from the coding sequence ATGGCTTTAAGAGCAAAAAATAAGCTTGGGTTTGTCGATGGAACAATACCCATGTCGGATGCTGCTGCAACCGAGTATGCTCGATGGATACGAGTCAACGATATGGTGGCGTCTTGGCTTCTTCAATCCATCACTCCAGAACTTGCAGCTAGTGTCATTTATGCAGATTCTGCTCATACCATTTGGGCAGAACTCCAAAATCGTTTCTCTCAACCAAATACTACCAAGATCTATCAGATCAAACAAGATATCGCTGATTGGAAGCAACATAATCTTTCCGTCATTGCCTATTTCACAAAACTCAAAGGTTTGTGGGATGAACTGACATCTTATGTCTCTTTGCCAGATTGCAAATGCGGCGCTTCGCATAAATTGAATGCATTTATTCAACAGGATTATGCCATGAAGTTTCTTCAAGGACTTCATGAATCTTTTGCTCCTCTAAGGAGTCAAGTTCTTCTGCAAGACCCTTTGCCTTCGATTGCAAAACTTTATTCTCTAGCACTACAAGAGGAAAAGCAACGTGAGATATCTTCTATCTCTAGTACCAAACCTGAAGCATCGACCCTTATTTCACGTGGGCAAAAGGGTCGACCTCATTGTGACCATTGTTCTATGGATGGCCACACCATCCATACTTGTTACAAATTGCATGGATATCCTCCAAAGAAAGGAGATGCTTCGCCTCTAATACTTGTACTTATTGCAAAAGGATTGGTCACACAAAGTGACAACCTGTTACAAGCTTCATGGTTATCCTCCAAAGCAAGCATCGCCAAGTCCTTCCCAGTAGAAGGGTTTTCAAGGCTGCGAGGACATATTGAGAATACCACACCGCCTCCAACTCTCAAAATCCTACCATCTCACGATCAATATGCACAAATACTTACCATCCTTCAACAAGGTAGTACTCGCCTAGTGTGA
- the LOC122662875 gene encoding jasmonate-induced oxygenase 1-like, with the protein MSCLQYGWPEPIVRVQSLSETGLFTIPDRYVKPPSERPSILASEPQQVNIPLIDLGNLLAGCGGDQIDHDNSATIMNQISEACREWGFLQVVNHGVSVELMSRALQLWRQFFHLSIEEKQVYSNSPLTYEGYGSRLGVEKGAILDWSDYFFLQYLPNSLKDHNKWPSLPTPLRDTIEEYCGQLEKLCGTLMKLFSINLGLGEDDLPKAFGGDDIGACLRANFYPKCPQPDLTLGLSSHSDPGGMTILLPDDQVAGLQVRRGDSWITVKGAPGAFIVNIGDQIQVLSNANYKSVEHRVVVNAAKERVSLAFFYNPKSDILMEPLKELVTPDCPALYTPMTFSEYRLHMRTKGPRGKSHVESLKSLC; encoded by the exons ATGAGTTGCCTACAATATGGTTGGCCCGAACCCATTGTCCGAGTCCAATCCTTGTCGGAAACCGGTCTTTTCACAATCCCAGACCGATACGTCAAGCCACCGTCGGAGAGACCTTCCATCCTAGCTTCGGAACCCCAACAAGTCAATATCCCCTTAATTGATCTTGGAAACCTACTTGCCGGCTGCGGCGGCGACCAAATCGACCATGATAACTCGGCCACTATCATGAATCAGATTTCTGAGGCTTGCCGAGAGTGGGGCTTCTTACAGGTGGTGAACCATGGCGTGAGTGTGGAGTTGATGTCTCGAGCACTTCAATTGTGGCGTCAATTCTTCCATCTCTCCATCGAAGAGAAACAAGTTTATTCCAATTCCCCACTTACCTATGAAGGCTATGGGAGTAGATTGGGGGTTGAGAAGGGAGCCATTCTTGACTGGAGTGattatttctttcttcaatACTTACCCAACTCCCTTAAGGACCATAACAAGTGGCCTTCTCTCCCAACTCCTCtcag GGACACAATCGAGGAGTACTGTGGACAATTGGAGAAGCTCTGTGGCACTTTGATGAAACTCTTCTCCATTAACTTGGGTTTGGGTGAAGATGATCTACCCAAGGCATTCGGAGGAGACGACATCGGTGCGTGCTTGAGGGCCAACTTTTATCCTAAGTGTCCACAGCCAGACCTCACACTTGGGCTATCATCCCACTCTGACCCTGGTGGCATGACCATTCTCCTCCCAGACGATCAAGTCGCCGGACTTCAGGTCCGTCGAGGAGACTCTTGGATCACCGTAAAAGGAGCTCCCGGTGCCTTTATCGTCAACATCGGCGATCAGATTCAG GTATTGAGCAATGCAAATTACAAGAGTGTTGAGCATCGGGTGGTTGTGAATGCAGCAAAAGAACGTGTTTCGCTTGCCTTCTTCTATAACCCAAAGAGCGATATACTAATGGAACCATTGAAGGAGTTGGTGACACCAGATTGTCCAGCTCTTTATACACCCATGACATTTAGCGAGTACAGACTACACATGAGGACGAAGGGTCCACGTGGAAAATCACATGTGGAGTCCCTAAAATCCTTgtgctaa